Proteins encoded together in one Polaribacter reichenbachii window:
- a CDS encoding 3-hydroxybutyryl-CoA dehydrogenase, with amino-acid sequence MKNIAVIGAGTMGNGIAHTFAQFNYNVHLIDISEAALQKGVTTITKNLDRMLAKEKISEADKTTTLNNITTFTAIKDGVKNMDLVVEAATENATLKSKIFKELDAICDENTILATNTSSISITQIAAVTKRPEKVIGMHFMNPVPIMKLVEIIRGYNTTDEVMNRIVELSKKISKIPVEVNDYPGFVANRILMPMINESIETLYNGVAGVTEIDTVMKLGMAHPMGPLQLADFIGLDVCLSILNVMYDGFKNPKYAPCPLLVNMVNAGKLGVKSGEGFYDYKESRKAETVAKMFV; translated from the coding sequence ATGAAAAACATAGCTGTAATTGGAGCTGGAACTATGGGAAATGGAATTGCCCATACTTTTGCTCAATTTAATTATAATGTACATTTAATTGATATTTCTGAAGCTGCTTTGCAAAAAGGTGTAACCACAATTACCAAAAATTTGGATAGAATGTTGGCTAAAGAAAAAATTTCTGAAGCTGATAAAACTACTACTTTAAATAACATTACCACATTTACCGCCATTAAAGATGGTGTTAAAAATATGGATTTGGTTGTTGAAGCTGCTACTGAAAATGCAACTTTAAAGTCTAAAATTTTTAAAGAATTAGATGCTATTTGTGATGAAAATACAATTTTAGCTACAAATACATCGTCTATTTCTATTACTCAGATAGCTGCTGTTACTAAAAGACCAGAAAAAGTTATTGGGATGCATTTTATGAATCCTGTGCCAATTATGAAATTGGTTGAGATAATTAGAGGTTACAATACTACTGATGAAGTAATGAATAGGATTGTAGAATTGTCTAAAAAAATTAGTAAAATTCCGGTTGAAGTAAATGATTATCCTGGATTTGTAGCCAACCGAATTTTAATGCCAATGATTAACGAATCTATTGAAACTTTATACAATGGAGTTGCTGGTGTTACTGAGATTGATACTGTTATGAAATTAGGAATGGCTCACCCAATGGGACCTTTGCAATTGGCAGATTTTATTGGTTTAGATGTTTGTTTGTCTATATTAAATGTAATGTATGATGGTTTTAAAAACCCCAAATATGCTCCTTGCCCACTGTTGGTTAATATGGTAAATGCTGGTAAATTAGGCGTGAAATCTGGTGAAGGTTTTTACGATTATAAAGAAAGTAGAAAGGCAGAAACAGTAGCAAAAATGTTTGTATAA
- a CDS encoding Gfo/Idh/MocA family oxidoreductase: MLKVGVLGAGHLGKIHLKLLKQSSKYELVGFYDPSKENAKKVVEDFGYTSFSSIDELIDAVEVVDIVTPTLSHFECAKKAIEKGRHIFIEKPIAKTMLEAEAIRTLASQHHVKGQVGHVERFNPAFTAVKDKIDNPMFIETHRLAEFNPRGTDVPVVLDLMIHDIDIILSCVNSKVKDVHASGISVISETPDIANARIEFENGCVANLTSSRISMKNMRKTRFFQKDAYISVNFLSKESEIVRIQDAPDNLDEFAMVLKNDEGVEKQIYFENPEVTNNNAILDELETFADAILNDTTPIVTLANGSEALRIAQWVIDCFKTQAVI; encoded by the coding sequence ATGCTTAAAGTAGGGGTTTTAGGAGCAGGTCATTTAGGGAAAATTCATCTAAAATTATTAAAACAATCTTCAAAATACGAATTAGTAGGTTTTTACGATCCTTCTAAAGAAAATGCAAAAAAAGTTGTAGAAGATTTTGGTTATACTTCTTTTAGTTCTATTGATGAATTAATTGATGCTGTAGAAGTTGTAGATATTGTAACACCTACGCTATCACATTTTGAATGTGCAAAAAAAGCAATCGAAAAAGGACGTCATATATTTATTGAAAAACCAATAGCAAAAACAATGTTAGAAGCTGAAGCGATTAGAACTTTAGCAAGCCAACATCACGTAAAAGGACAAGTTGGTCACGTAGAGCGTTTTAACCCAGCTTTTACTGCTGTTAAAGACAAAATAGACAACCCAATGTTTATTGAAACGCATAGATTGGCCGAATTTAATCCGAGAGGAACTGATGTGCCTGTTGTGTTAGATTTAATGATTCATGATATAGATATTATTCTTTCTTGTGTAAATTCTAAGGTAAAAGATGTGCACGCAAGCGGAATATCTGTAATTTCTGAAACTCCAGATATTGCCAATGCAAGAATTGAGTTCGAAAATGGTTGTGTTGCTAATTTAACATCCAGTAGAATTTCTATGAAAAATATGCGTAAAACTCGCTTTTTTCAGAAGGATGCTTATATTTCTGTAAACTTTCTGAGTAAGGAATCAGAAATTGTTAGAATACAAGATGCCCCAGATAATTTAGATGAATTTGCAATGGTTTTAAAGAATGATGAAGGCGTAGAAAAACAAATTTATTTCGAAAATCCAGAAGTTACGAACAATAACGCAATTTTAGACGAGCTAGAAACTTTTGCTGATGCCATTTTAAATGATACAACACCAATTGTAACTTTAGCAAATGGTTCTGAAGCTTTAAGAATTGCACAATGGGTAATAGATTGTTTTAAAACACAAGCCGTTATTTAA
- a CDS encoding protein-L-isoaspartate(D-aspartate) O-methyltransferase: MRDTAKHQGLRNQLASVLQAKGIVDNNVLNAVRKIPRHLFIDSSFESHAYQDKAFPIAADQTISQPYTVAFQSQTLRINRGDKVLEIGTGSGYQTAVLLELKAEVYSIERQHELFKKTSLFLPKLGYKPKKFIFGDGYKGWPEKAPFDKIIVTAGAPFVPKPLLAQLKVGGMLLIPVGDKTQIMTLFFRKSPKEFEKHELGDFAFVPMLEERN; the protein is encoded by the coding sequence TTGAGAGATACAGCAAAACACCAAGGACTTCGAAACCAATTAGCTAGCGTTTTACAAGCAAAAGGCATTGTAGATAATAATGTATTGAATGCTGTACGTAAAATTCCGAGACATTTATTTATAGACTCAAGTTTTGAATCGCACGCTTATCAAGACAAAGCTTTTCCTATTGCTGCAGACCAAACAATTTCTCAACCTTATACAGTAGCTTTTCAATCGCAAACTTTAAGGATAAATAGAGGCGATAAAGTTTTAGAAATTGGTACAGGTTCAGGTTATCAAACTGCTGTTTTATTAGAGTTAAAAGCAGAAGTATATTCTATTGAAAGACAGCACGAATTGTTTAAGAAGACCTCTTTATTTTTACCAAAATTAGGTTACAAACCAAAGAAATTTATTTTTGGTGATGGTTATAAAGGTTGGCCAGAAAAAGCACCTTTCGATAAAATTATTGTAACTGCTGGTGCGCCTTTTGTACCAAAACCTTTACTAGCACAATTAAAAGTAGGAGGTATGTTATTGATTCCTGTTGGAGATAAAACTCAAATAATGACTTTATTTTTTAGAAAATCTCCAAAAGAATTCGAAAAACACGAATTAGGTGACTTTGCTTTTGTGCCGATGTTAGAGGAGAGAAATTAA
- a CDS encoding ATP-binding cassette domain-containing protein yields the protein MENFHYVLKNTTLSKKSKLIENLLKGNHSISNLKNKKGLLFSNAVLTKFIEKEVKHSSSTLTKKEKRSIRTFSSGEQKKALLNYLIENNPDFLVLESPFESLDQTSVKELKERLINLSKKITLIQIISRKEEILPIITHFLGIKKGKITNIIPIDNYRFTEDTVNFNCNIPKPITFYKNIPNLLISLQNVNVSYNDNHILNDINWNINKNEFWQLIGPNGSGKSTILSMIYGNNVKAFGQEVYLFGQKKGSGESIWEIKEKIGYFNPVMLELFQRSTTVKEMVISGFFDSIGLYKTPTILKEKLAVEWLKLLDLESKSKELFQNLSVVNQRLVLIARAMIKHPPLLILDEPLINLDDKSTQIITALINKIAQESNTTIIFVSHKTTKNLQPNFIYELIPSQKGSIGKILKSN from the coding sequence ATGGAGAATTTCCATTATGTTCTTAAAAATACAACCCTTTCAAAAAAAAGTAAATTAATTGAAAACCTATTAAAAGGCAATCATTCAATATCTAATTTAAAAAACAAAAAAGGACTTCTATTCTCTAATGCTGTTTTAACCAAATTTATAGAAAAAGAGGTAAAACACAGTTCTAGTACTTTAACCAAAAAAGAAAAAAGATCTATCCGTACTTTTTCTAGTGGAGAACAAAAAAAAGCTTTACTCAATTATTTAATAGAAAATAATCCTGATTTTTTAGTTTTAGAAAGTCCGTTTGAAAGTTTAGATCAAACATCTGTTAAAGAACTAAAAGAGAGACTTATTAACTTATCTAAGAAAATAACTTTAATTCAAATTATTAGTAGAAAAGAAGAAATTCTACCGATTATTACACATTTTTTAGGAATTAAAAAGGGTAAAATTACGAATATAATTCCTATTGATAATTATCGTTTTACTGAAGATACAGTTAATTTTAACTGTAATATTCCTAAGCCAATAACATTTTATAAAAACATCCCCAATCTATTAATTTCTTTGCAAAATGTGAATGTTTCTTATAATGATAATCACATTTTAAATGATATTAATTGGAACATCAATAAAAATGAATTTTGGCAATTAATTGGCCCAAATGGATCTGGAAAAAGCACCATTTTATCAATGATTTATGGTAATAATGTAAAAGCTTTTGGGCAAGAAGTTTATTTATTTGGACAAAAAAAAGGTTCTGGAGAAAGTATTTGGGAAATAAAAGAGAAAATCGGGTATTTTAACCCTGTAATGTTAGAATTGTTTCAGAGAAGTACCACAGTAAAAGAAATGGTAATTTCTGGTTTTTTTGATAGTATTGGTTTGTATAAAACACCAACTATTCTTAAAGAAAAATTAGCAGTTGAATGGCTAAAATTGCTAGATTTAGAAAGTAAAAGTAAAGAATTATTTCAAAATTTATCTGTTGTAAATCAAAGATTGGTTTTAATTGCAAGAGCAATGATTAAACATCCACCTTTATTAATTTTAGACGAACCTTTAATAAATTTAGATGATAAAAGTACCCAAATAATTACTGCTTTAATAAATAAAATTGCCCAAGAAAGTAACACAACCATAATTTTTGTATCTCATAAAACTACAAAAAACTTACAACCAAATTTTATTTATGAGTTAATTCCTTCTCAAAAAGGTTCTATAGGAAAAATACTAAAAAGTAATTAA
- a CDS encoding DUF2147 domain-containing protein, with protein MKKLLSTLFILFISFSMNSQTIFGKWNTVNDETGEVDSVIEVYKKNGKAYAKILQINDPEKQKAICEKCDAPNKDKPILGLEILTGLEKNDKEWSGGEILDPRNGKVYKCYIKLVKPDKLKIRGYLGLSLFGKTKYWQRAK; from the coding sequence ATGAAAAAATTACTTTCAACTTTATTTATTTTATTTATCTCATTTTCAATGAATTCACAAACTATTTTTGGAAAATGGAATACTGTTAATGATGAAACAGGCGAAGTTGATTCCGTAATTGAAGTATATAAGAAAAATGGAAAAGCTTACGCCAAAATTTTACAAATTAACGACCCAGAAAAACAAAAAGCAATTTGTGAAAAATGTGATGCACCCAATAAAGATAAACCCATTTTAGGTTTAGAAATCTTAACTGGTTTAGAAAAAAATGACAAAGAATGGTCTGGAGGAGAAATTTTAGATCCTAGAAATGGTAAAGTTTACAAATGCTATATAAAATTAGTGAAACCAGATAAATTAAAAATTCGTGGTTATCTTGGTCTTTCTCTTTTTGGAAAAACCAAATATTGGCAAAGAGCTAAATAA
- a CDS encoding DUF2147 domain-containing protein produces the protein MKKGLFFILVFFITITMNAQEVLGKWNSRDEKTGEIDSVVEIYEKKGELFAKIIDITDPELKNELCKKCKGSLKDKPALGLHILYKLTEKNGKWVGGYGLDPRTGNYFNVYIKLINSKKLKVRGYAGIPLFGKTVYWDRS, from the coding sequence ATGAAAAAAGGATTATTTTTTATCTTAGTGTTTTTTATAACAATTACAATGAATGCACAAGAAGTGCTGGGCAAATGGAATTCTAGAGATGAAAAAACTGGAGAAATAGATTCTGTAGTTGAAATCTATGAAAAAAAAGGAGAATTGTTTGCTAAAATAATTGATATTACTGACCCTGAATTAAAAAATGAGCTGTGCAAAAAATGCAAAGGAAGTTTAAAAGACAAACCTGCATTAGGCTTGCACATCTTATATAAACTAACCGAAAAAAATGGCAAATGGGTTGGTGGTTATGGGCTAGACCCTAGAACAGGAAACTATTTTAATGTTTATATAAAATTGATAAATTCTAAAAAACTAAAAGTAAGAGGTTATGCTGGTATTCCTCTTTTTGGTAAAACTGTTTATTGGGATAGAAGCTAA
- a CDS encoding KdsC family phosphatase has translation MEISYKQLLPKINTLIFDVDGVLTNGMVTIMPDGELVRHMNIKDGYALKTAVDKGFNVCIISGGKNEGVRTRLANLGIKDIYLGAHNKIEQYNELVKKYNLQPENVLYMGDDVPDYPVMKLVGLPSAPNDAAQEIQGIAKYISDKKGGEGCVRDIIEQILRVQGKWDNNFDAKYD, from the coding sequence ATGGAAATTAGTTACAAACAATTATTACCAAAAATAAATACTTTAATTTTTGATGTAGATGGTGTACTCACAAACGGAATGGTTACCATAATGCCAGATGGAGAATTGGTTAGACATATGAATATTAAAGACGGTTATGCCTTAAAAACTGCTGTAGATAAAGGCTTTAACGTTTGTATTATTTCTGGCGGAAAAAATGAAGGCGTTAGAACACGTTTGGCAAACTTAGGAATTAAAGACATTTATTTAGGCGCGCATAATAAAATTGAACAATATAATGAGTTGGTTAAAAAATATAATTTACAGCCAGAAAATGTTTTATATATGGGTGATGATGTTCCTGATTATCCAGTAATGAAATTAGTGGGTTTACCTTCTGCACCCAATGATGCTGCTCAAGAAATTCAAGGAATTGCCAAATATATTTCTGATAAAAAAGGTGGTGAAGGTTGTGTGAGAGACATTATTGAGCAAATTTTAAGAGTGCAAGGCAAATGGGATAATAATTTTGATGCAAAATATGATTAA
- a CDS encoding Rossmann-like and DUF2520 domain-containing protein: MISVLVIGKGNVGFHLYNVFSNIDKIKVTQISSRKLQDIPKADITIIAVSDDAIAEVSSKIKNTFIVHTSGASSINQLKNTTRKGVFYMLQTFSKNKKVDFSDVPYCLEAENQQDYKLLETLAKLIGNKIYAINSEQRKIIHVAAVFVNNFTNHLFKIGNDICNTHDVPFEILMPLIQETATKIKELSPENAQTGPAIRKDQKTIKNHLALLNKEQQKIYTILTESIQNGN, encoded by the coding sequence ATGATATCAGTTTTAGTAATTGGAAAAGGAAATGTTGGCTTTCATTTATATAATGTATTTTCTAATATTGATAAAATTAAGGTTACTCAAATCAGTTCTAGAAAGTTACAAGATATTCCAAAAGCAGACATTACTATTATTGCTGTTTCAGATGATGCTATTGCTGAAGTTTCATCAAAAATAAAAAACACTTTTATTGTACATACTTCTGGTGCATCTAGTATTAATCAATTAAAAAACACAACAAGAAAAGGTGTTTTTTATATGCTACAAACTTTTTCTAAAAATAAAAAAGTCGATTTTTCTGATGTGCCTTATTGCTTAGAAGCAGAAAATCAGCAAGATTATAAATTACTAGAAACCTTAGCCAAATTAATAGGCAATAAAATCTATGCTATCAATTCAGAACAACGAAAAATAATTCACGTAGCTGCTGTTTTTGTAAATAACTTTACCAATCACTTATTTAAAATTGGGAACGATATTTGTAATACACATGATGTGCCTTTCGAAATTTTAATGCCTTTAATACAAGAAACAGCAACAAAAATTAAAGAATTATCACCAGAAAATGCGCAAACTGGCCCAGCTATTAGAAAAGATCAAAAAACAATAAAAAATCATTTAGCTTTGCTAAATAAAGAGCAACAAAAAATTTATACAATCTTAACAGAATCAATCCAAAATGGAAATTAG
- a CDS encoding trans-sulfuration enzyme family protein, which translates to MKDSKKLGINTTCVHVGEVKDKQFKGAVSPIYMATSYAFDNVDVKRYPRYYNTPNQEMLCKKIAALENTEDALIFSSGMAAISSAMLAFLKRGDHVVIQQVIYGGTYNFIVSEFDKYGIEYSFTESDKVEDFIPLVKENTKILYIETPSNPLLGITDMQAIADVAKENEILTMIDNTFASPINQNPYNFGIDIIIHSATKYMGGHSDISAGAIAASAAHIEQIWKTAINLGGNLSEQTVWLLERSLKTLNLRVKAQTENAKIMADYLEANSNIDAVYYPGLKSNPGFEIAAKQMEDFGAMLSFELSENIDPMEFQRNLQLIKSSMSLAGLESTTVSPAQTTHALLSEEQRLERGIKDGLIRFSVGIEESEDLIADIEQAIKKAKI; encoded by the coding sequence ATGAAAGATTCTAAAAAATTAGGTATAAATACAACTTGTGTACACGTAGGTGAAGTTAAAGATAAACAATTTAAAGGAGCAGTTTCTCCTATATATATGGCAACTTCGTATGCTTTTGATAATGTAGATGTTAAACGTTATCCTCGTTATTACAATACTCCGAATCAAGAAATGCTTTGTAAAAAAATTGCGGCTTTAGAAAATACGGAAGATGCATTGATTTTTAGTTCTGGAATGGCTGCAATTTCATCAGCAATGTTGGCTTTCTTAAAAAGAGGAGATCACGTTGTAATTCAGCAAGTTATTTATGGAGGAACGTATAATTTTATAGTCTCAGAATTTGATAAATACGGAATTGAATATTCTTTTACTGAATCTGATAAAGTTGAAGATTTTATTCCTCTAGTCAAAGAAAATACTAAGATTTTATATATCGAAACACCTTCAAACCCGTTATTGGGAATCACGGATATGCAAGCTATTGCTGATGTTGCTAAAGAAAATGAAATTTTAACAATGATTGATAATACGTTCGCTTCACCTATCAATCAAAATCCTTATAATTTCGGAATTGACATTATTATTCATTCTGCAACAAAATATATGGGAGGTCATTCTGATATTTCAGCTGGAGCAATTGCAGCATCTGCAGCACATATTGAACAAATTTGGAAAACCGCCATTAATTTAGGTGGAAATTTAAGCGAGCAAACAGTTTGGTTATTAGAAAGGAGTTTAAAAACGCTAAATTTAAGAGTAAAAGCACAAACTGAAAATGCTAAAATTATGGCAGATTATTTAGAGGCTAATTCGAATATAGATGCTGTTTATTATCCTGGGTTAAAAAGTAATCCTGGTTTTGAAATTGCTGCCAAACAAATGGAAGATTTTGGAGCAATGTTGTCTTTTGAGTTGTCAGAAAATATAGATCCTATGGAGTTTCAACGAAATTTACAGTTGATAAAATCGTCTATGAGCTTGGCTGGTTTAGAGAGCACAACAGTAAGTCCGGCTCAAACTACACACGCTTTACTAAGCGAAGAACAACGTTTAGAAAGAGGAATAAAAGACGGATTAATTCGTTTTTCTGTGGGTATTGAAGAATCTGAAGATTTAATTGCAGATATTGAACAAGCCATAAAAAAAGCGAAGATTTAA
- a CDS encoding SLC13 family permease, which yields MLILHHQNKKYIMTLMLIILVITIALFVWGKYSPDVVALVSMLSLFLCGILNLSETLSGFSNPTVIMIAALFIIGEGLSQTGWTALAGKKLIELAGKSVPKLLVIITLGSGVLSGFVSNTGTVATLLPATISSAWSIGTMPSKILIPVAFGSNTGGLLTLTGTPPNIIANNALIEAGFEGFSFFEFGLIGLPLLIIALIYFRYFGFKLLPTNKTNNKPINIDSTLHEWIEAYQIDNHYYRLRIRSISTLLNTKLSDWDLENKYHINVIRLKRRHPNRLKGTQPYIEFPQNETELRYHDIITVKGNTEDINKLMIEFNLGLLTKESAKSELRNNLISQEVGMAEVLVSPKSFLVGRKMKLKEYFKRYDIQLLATSRNREPYLEEEMRVNAGDSFIIRGPWENIEKLKDQHKNIVVVGSPEEMLKDVDELTPKSYIALGALILMIVLLVVKAVPGSIAALISAGIVLFSGCVPFTKAYKSISFTSVVMIAAMIPMGVAIQKTGTAEMISNSLISFLGEGNPTLLLGGIFLLTTTFSQFINNSATAVLMTPIVILAAGTLNISPEPLLITVAISASTAFLTPIGTTTNAMVMSSGDYKFMDYLKVGFPLLILFVITTLLLVPIIWPF from the coding sequence AAATTTAAGTGAAACTCTAAGTGGTTTTAGCAATCCTACTGTAATTATGATTGCTGCTCTTTTTATTATTGGAGAAGGTTTATCACAAACTGGTTGGACTGCTTTAGCAGGAAAAAAATTAATTGAATTGGCTGGTAAAAGTGTCCCTAAACTACTTGTAATTATCACATTAGGTTCTGGAGTTTTATCTGGTTTTGTAAGTAATACTGGTACAGTAGCTACTTTATTACCTGCAACAATTTCTTCGGCTTGGAGTATTGGTACAATGCCATCTAAAATTTTAATACCGGTTGCTTTTGGTTCTAATACAGGTGGTTTGTTAACTTTAACTGGTACTCCACCAAACATTATTGCTAATAATGCTTTAATAGAAGCTGGTTTTGAAGGCTTTTCTTTCTTTGAATTTGGTTTAATTGGTTTACCGCTGTTAATTATTGCTCTTATTTATTTTAGATACTTTGGGTTTAAATTATTACCAACTAATAAAACAAATAATAAACCTATTAATATAGACTCAACTTTACACGAATGGATTGAAGCTTATCAAATAGACAATCATTACTATAGACTAAGAATTCGTTCAATATCTACTTTACTTAATACTAAATTAAGTGATTGGGATTTAGAAAATAAATACCATATTAATGTTATTCGTTTAAAAAGAAGACACCCAAATAGATTAAAAGGTACGCAACCTTATATTGAATTTCCTCAGAATGAAACTGAATTAAGATACCATGATATTATTACTGTTAAAGGTAATACTGAAGATATTAATAAGTTAATGATTGAGTTTAATTTAGGTTTATTAACAAAAGAATCTGCTAAAAGTGAGTTACGTAATAACTTAATTAGTCAAGAAGTTGGTATGGCAGAAGTATTAGTTTCTCCAAAATCATTTCTAGTAGGTAGAAAAATGAAATTAAAAGAATATTTTAAAAGATATGATATTCAATTATTAGCAACTTCTAGAAACAGAGAACCTTATTTAGAAGAAGAAATGAGAGTAAACGCTGGTGATAGCTTTATTATTAGAGGTCCTTGGGAAAATATTGAAAAATTAAAAGATCAGCATAAAAACATAGTAGTTGTAGGTAGCCCAGAAGAAATGTTAAAAGATGTTGATGAACTTACACCAAAATCTTATATCGCTTTAGGTGCATTAATTTTAATGATTGTTCTTTTAGTTGTTAAAGCTGTACCAGGTTCTATAGCCGCATTAATTTCTGCTGGTATTGTATTATTTTCTGGCTGTGTACCCTTTACAAAAGCTTATAAAAGTATCAGTTTTACTAGTGTTGTAATGATTGCTGCAATGATACCTATGGGTGTTGCAATTCAAAAAACCGGAACTGCTGAAATGATTTCTAATTCATTAATTAGCTTTTTAGGAGAAGGTAACCCTACACTATTATTAGGTGGAATTTTCTTATTAACAACAACATTTAGTCAGTTTATTAATAATTCTGCAACCGCAGTTTTAATGACACCGATTGTAATTTTGGCTGCAGGAACCTTAAATATTTCTCCAGAACCATTATTAATAACAGTTGCAATTAGTGCATCTACCGCATTTTTAACTCCTATTGGAACTACAACAAATGCAATGGTTATGAGTTCTGGTGATTATAAATTTATGGATTATTTAAAAGTAGGCTTTCCGCTTTTAATACTATTTGTAATTACAACCTTATTATTGGTACCAATTATTTGGCCTTTCTAA